ATTCCCGGCCCATTGTCGACAAACGAAACGGAAATACACTTGTCCATATCTCTCCATTTCGTGTCGATTCTGATAGAACCGCCCGTGTCAACCGCGTACACCGCGTTATTGAGCAGATTGAGAAACACCTGGGTTATCTTTATTTGATCACCGAAATACGGAGGAATATAGTCCTCCAGTGACAGATCAAGAGATATTCTTTTGTCCTTCATGTCCTTTTTCACAAGAGGGATCACCCCCCTGACGACATCATTAATGGAGAAATAGTCTTTTTTATTCGGCCGTGCTCTGGAGAACACCAACAGGTCATCGAGAATTACCTTGCAGTTCTCCGCCTGACTCTTGATGATTTCCAATCCCTCCTCTTGCTCTGAATCCGATTCGACGTCCTGGAGTAAAATCTGCGAGTATCCCAGTATGGCTGTCAGAGGATTGTTGATCTCATGGGCCACGCCCGCCGAAAGCTGTCCGAGAGAGATGAGTCTGTCGCTCTGAATAAGATGCTCCTGGATCTTTTTTTGCTCGGTGATATCGGTGCTGTAAATAAGATAGTCGTATTTCTTTTCTTTCGTTTGAACGGGATACACATTGACGGAGAGGAACAGTCGAGATTTTTCAATATCAACGACAACCTCCCCCCCCGTCGGTTCTCCATGTACAATGACGTCCGCCACCGGACAGCCTGTACACGGAGCGTTCTCCGAATTGAAAAAGGAATAGCACGTTTTACCGAGAATATCGGTATATTCGAGTCCAAGTTCTTCCTTGATGCTCCTGTTCACGTAGAAGAGTTGATATTGCTCTGTTATCATGTACATCCGGGAATCGACCGCATCGAACGCCGCCTGGAATCTGTTTTTTGCATTGATGATATCCGTTTCCATTTTCTTTCGCTGCGTGATATCTTTGAGGATCCCATGATAACCGGTAACCTTTCCCGACGAATCCTTTATCACCGTCGCCGCCTCTATACAATCGATGAACGTACCATCCTTCTTTTTCATTATCAGCTCATAATCGACAAGGAATCCTTTTCGTTCGATTTCATTTTGAAATTTCTCCCGTTCATCGGCGTCTATATAGAGATCATCGGCGGGCAGACTCAACAACTCATCACGGGTGTATCCGAGCAATTCCTCGGCGGCGAAATTTATATCCAGAATTCTTCCATCAACCGTGGAAAAGTATATGACATCCTTCGACGTCTCAAAGAGGTTTCGATACTTTTCTTCGCTGGCCCGCAGGGCTTCTTCCGCCTGAACGCGGTCGGTCACGTCGCTGAAGAAATCCAGCGTCGCCGGTGTATCCTCCCAGGTAATATGGGCGCTGATAACGTCCACCCACTTGATTTCTCCACCTTTTGTGATAATCCTGTAGGTTAAAGACTCCTTGATGTCCTCTCCGGAAAGCAGGCGGTGAAACTGTTCTTGAACCTTCTCTCGGTCTTGTTGATGCACAATCTCATCAAAGGGTATGAGTATCAATTCTTCTTTGGAAAAACCGGTCAACTCCACAGCCCGTGGATTCATGAACCGGACTTGACCGTCCTGAATGATGAGGATGGCCTCGTTCGCGTTCTCGAAAAGCATTTGGTACTTTTCTTCGGATTCCCTGAGTTCCTTGGTTTTTTCCTTTACCTTCATCTCCAGGAAGTTTCGATATTCCTCCAGCATCTTCTCCCTGATCTTCCTGGCGGAGACATCGATGAAGAGCCCGGCGACAATTTCCTTTTCAGGTTCCGATATGAGCTTTGGGCGAAATTCAAGAAACAGGTGTTCACCCGTTTTCTTCCGCACCGGCATCTCAATACTTTTATCGAATTCCGGTGTTGACAAAAGATTTGTGTACTCCTTTAGTATCCTGTCATGCATGTCTTTCGGGAAGAAATCCGTAATATGTTTTCCCATGGCTTCCTCTCGGGGAAAACCGAGAAGCTGCAACGCCGCTTCGTTTGCATAGTGAATCCTCCCGTGGTCCAGCAGAAAGTATCCCTCATCGATATCTTCCACGAGAGTTCGATATTTTTGCTCGGAATTCTTGATTTTATCCGTATATTCCAGGAGACTTTGACTCATCCTGTTGAAGGCGTCGGCAATGCTTTCTATCTCCTCCCAGCTTCGAACGGATATCGAGACCCCCATCTCACCTTGGGACAGACGCCCGGCGCCGTCTATTATCGTCTCGATCGGTTGTGTAATACGTCCCGAAAGAAACAAACTCACAAGGATGATGATCGACGTGACCGCCACAAGCTGCAAGAGATCCCGTATAATGACATAATTTATCAGTGAATATACTTCATCCTTCGGCTGAACAATAACAATAAGAAACGGATCAGCCAGATTTTTGTTTTCATCATCAAACAGCGACACAAATCCAATCTGATGCACATCGGCTTCATCATAGAATGAAAACGACGTATTGGTCAGTGTGCCGTTGATATACTTATCCACCTCCAGGTCTTCAAATACA
The nucleotide sequence above comes from Candidatus Zymogenaceae bacterium. Encoded proteins:
- a CDS encoding PAS domain S-box protein encodes the protein MVCVAILPLAIYLYVDFFALTDRIKLHGFMYFQEVSENVSRSLQNFLNDRQTDLLLLSENPIITSDFASDDVKLYEMSKVQEYYQYFDDITLLDSDGAVIISTTYSFYSEISATSWFKKTLEGRAVISTPYLSSDGKRLYITFFVPLFNEGTVESVIVARMDMKKIWEMTSEVNVGDRGYVVLLDSHGRIIAHPNRDRIFDVFEDLEVDKYINGTLTNTSFSFYDEADVHQIGFVSLFDDENKNLADPFLIVIVQPKDEVYSLINYVIIRDLLQLVAVTSIIILVSLFLSGRITQPIETIIDGAGRLSQGEMGVSISVRSWEEIESIADAFNRMSQSLLEYTDKIKNSEQKYRTLVEDIDEGYFLLDHGRIHYANEAALQLLGFPREEAMGKHITDFFPKDMHDRILKEYTNLLSTPEFDKSIEMPVRKKTGEHLFLEFRPKLISEPEKEIVAGLFIDVSARKIREKMLEEYRNFLEMKVKEKTKELRESEEKYQMLFENANEAILIIQDGQVRFMNPRAVELTGFSKEELILIPFDEIVHQQDREKVQEQFHRLLSGEDIKESLTYRIITKGGEIKWVDVISAHITWEDTPATLDFFSDVTDRVQAEEALRASEEKYRNLFETSKDVIYFSTVDGRILDINFAAEELLGYTRDELLSLPADDLYIDADEREKFQNEIERKGFLVDYELIMKKKDGTFIDCIEAATVIKDSSGKVTGYHGILKDITQRKKMETDIINAKNRFQAAFDAVDSRMYMITEQYQLFYVNRSIKEELGLEYTDILGKTCYSFFNSENAPCTGCPVADVIVHGEPTGGEVVVDIEKSRLFLSVNVYPVQTKEKKYDYLIYSTDITEQKKIQEHLIQSDRLISLGQLSAGVAHEINNPLTAILGYSQILLQDVESDSEQEEGLEIIKSQAENCKVILDDLLVFSRARPNKKDYFSINDVVRGVIPLVKKDMKDKRISLDLSLEDYIPPYFGDQIKITQVFLNLLNNAVYAVDTGGSIRIDTKWRDMDKCISVSFVDNGPGIREEDKKHIFDPFFSTKPQGKGTGLGLSVSYGIVSEHGGEISVESQPGKETVFIITLPVMETDLH